The Actinomycetota bacterium genome includes a region encoding these proteins:
- a CDS encoding class E sortase, with protein MARLTVKGRRFVALGLASLAVCTAIGAAGFVAYPFYTDWRAGNTQDDLRAAFASGDLKDAYSKGQIGDAQPLTRIMIPAMKTDTIVVEGTSNKALNTGAGHYPNTPLPGEPGNVAIAGHRTTYGKPFANLEILKQGDKVILETPFAKHTYEVIGGFGGHQNPWVVAANDWSVAEQVPESMLTLTTCHPRGSDKQRLVARAKLISTEEI; from the coding sequence GTGGCAAGACTGACTGTGAAGGGCCGGCGTTTTGTGGCCCTCGGACTGGCGTCACTCGCGGTGTGCACCGCGATCGGGGCCGCCGGTTTCGTCGCCTATCCGTTCTACACGGACTGGCGCGCGGGCAACACCCAGGACGACCTTCGCGCAGCCTTTGCCAGCGGCGACCTCAAAGACGCCTACAGCAAGGGACAGATCGGCGATGCGCAGCCCCTCACCAGGATCATGATCCCGGCGATGAAGACCGATACGATCGTCGTCGAAGGCACGTCGAACAAAGCCCTGAACACCGGCGCCGGCCACTACCCCAACACCCCCCTTCCGGGTGAGCCCGGAAACGTGGCGATTGCCGGCCACCGCACCACCTACGGCAAGCCGTTTGCCAACCTCGAAATTTTGAAGCAAGGAGACAAGGTCATCCTCGAAACCCCGTTCGCCAAGCACACCTACGAGGTCATCGGTGGCTTCGGCGGTCACCAGAACCCCTGGGTGGTCGCCGCCAACGACTGGTCGGTGGCGGAACAGGTTCCGGAATCCATGTTGACCCTGACCACCTGCCATCCCCGCGGGAGCGACAAACAGCGGCTGGTCGCCCGCGCCAAGCTGATCAGCACGGAGGAAATCTAG